In Desulfosediminicola ganghwensis, a single window of DNA contains:
- a CDS encoding DMT family transporter produces MSYVLLVLTTLFWSGNFVISRGMHTEIPPFTLAFWRWMTALLILLSFAVVHLWRQRELARTHSRFIILQGILGVGGFNTMVYLAMQTTTAINAVLVNSSIPVLIAVCSWVLYKEVMSVRQCFGVLVSLTGVVLIIAHGELAHLLQVSFNRGDLYMLVAAVIWALYSANLKRYPQGLHPLAYQSGIVMVGLVVLLPLYLYEMASGKVMSVTPGSVATIVYVALFASILAYIFWNRAVRDVGANKAGPFIHLMPVFSAILAVLFLGEKIYIYHIQGIALIFTGIAMTTFKVSPGE; encoded by the coding sequence ATGTCATACGTGTTGTTGGTGTTAACGACGCTGTTCTGGTCTGGTAATTTCGTCATCAGCCGGGGAATGCACACGGAAATTCCGCCGTTTACCCTCGCATTCTGGCGCTGGATGACCGCTCTTTTGATTCTGCTCTCATTTGCTGTAGTCCATCTCTGGCGGCAACGGGAACTTGCCCGCACGCATTCGCGTTTTATTATCCTGCAGGGGATTTTGGGTGTGGGGGGGTTCAATACCATGGTCTATCTGGCCATGCAGACCACCACCGCGATCAACGCGGTTCTGGTTAATTCCTCCATTCCGGTCTTGATCGCGGTCTGCTCCTGGGTACTATATAAGGAGGTAATGAGTGTGCGCCAGTGCTTCGGTGTGCTTGTATCGCTTACCGGCGTGGTGTTGATCATAGCCCATGGCGAGCTGGCCCATCTGCTGCAGGTGAGTTTTAACCGGGGCGATTTGTATATGCTGGTGGCAGCAGTGATCTGGGCACTCTATTCGGCAAACCTGAAACGGTATCCCCAAGGGCTGCACCCGCTTGCCTACCAGTCGGGAATCGTAATGGTAGGCCTGGTTGTGCTGCTGCCGCTCTATCTCTATGAGATGGCCAGCGGCAAGGTGATGAGCGTGACTCCCGGTTCTGTAGCCACTATTGTCTATGTGGCACTCTTTGCCTCGATCCTGGCCTATATTTTCTGGAACCGGGCGGTACGTGATGTCGGTGCCAACAAGGCGGGGCCGTTTATTCACCTGATGCCGGTGTTCAGTGCCATCCTGGCGGTGCTGTTTTTAGGTGAGAAAATATACATCTATCATATTCAGGGAATTGCCCTGATTTTTACCGGAATTGCCATGACGACCTTTAAAGTCAGCCCAGGGGAATAA
- the larA gene encoding nickel-dependent lactate racemase, which yields MKVEFPCDNDQIALELPETVEIIQTSEFLTENYPEHAVASALESPIGTPALSELARTRSSACIVISDITRPVPNKIILPPILKTLEESGIERQNTTILIATGMHRPNLGDELESMIGADIMNSYHVVNHYCQKQDELKEITRIDDAPIEINTHYLDADLKILTGLIEPHFYAGFSGSRKSILPGIASFDTMKFMHSYKVISQLEGANCRLDNNLFHQYAMEVTQKAGVDFIVNVVINKMRELCGVFAGHFEQAHLAGCEMVKDHAVVELDQKVDLVITSAGGYPLDSTYYQVSKCLISAMDILNKGGTIVVFCGCREGLGSEEFCTIMRSNPTPEDFRKHHSQPDNFVIDQWCAQNIYQALDHAGQVYIYSPGLSDEDVARFSGKKLADAAECQAVVKELLTTHKRVVAIPEGPYVVGKVVGS from the coding sequence ATGAAAGTAGAATTCCCCTGTGATAACGACCAAATCGCCCTCGAACTCCCTGAAACTGTAGAGATTATTCAAACAAGCGAATTCCTGACTGAAAATTATCCTGAACATGCTGTTGCCAGTGCCCTCGAAAGCCCCATTGGCACACCGGCTTTAAGTGAGTTAGCCAGAACCCGCTCCAGCGCCTGTATTGTTATCTCCGATATTACCCGGCCGGTCCCTAACAAGATCATATTGCCGCCCATCCTGAAAACCCTTGAAGAGAGCGGTATTGAACGGCAGAACACCACCATTCTCATCGCCACCGGCATGCATAGACCGAATCTTGGCGATGAACTGGAATCGATGATAGGGGCGGACATTATGAACAGCTACCATGTCGTCAACCACTATTGTCAGAAGCAGGATGAACTCAAGGAGATAACCAGGATCGACGATGCACCGATTGAAATCAACACCCACTACCTGGACGCCGACCTGAAAATCCTCACCGGACTGATCGAACCCCATTTCTATGCCGGATTCTCCGGGAGCCGCAAGTCAATCCTGCCTGGTATTGCCAGCTTCGACACCATGAAATTTATGCATTCCTATAAAGTCATCAGCCAGCTCGAAGGGGCCAACTGCAGGCTCGACAACAACCTGTTCCACCAGTACGCCATGGAAGTAACACAAAAAGCCGGTGTGGATTTCATAGTCAATGTGGTGATCAACAAGATGCGGGAGCTGTGCGGGGTTTTTGCAGGGCATTTTGAACAGGCACACCTTGCCGGCTGCGAGATGGTCAAGGATCACGCAGTGGTGGAGCTGGACCAGAAAGTTGACCTCGTTATCACCTCGGCCGGGGGCTATCCACTCGACTCCACCTACTACCAGGTGAGCAAATGTTTGATCAGCGCCATGGATATCCTCAACAAAGGCGGTACAATCGTGGTCTTCTGCGGCTGCAGGGAAGGACTCGGCAGTGAGGAGTTCTGCACTATCATGCGCAGCAATCCAACCCCTGAGGATTTCAGAAAGCATCACAGTCAACCTGATAATTTTGTTATAGACCAGTGGTGCGCTCAGAATATCTACCAGGCTCTTGACCATGCCGGTCAGGTCTATATCTACTCGCCTGGCTTAAGCGATGAAGATGTAGCCAGATTCAGCGGGAAAAAGCTGGCAGATGCCGCAGAATGTCAAGCCGTGGTGAAAGAGCTGTTGACAACCCACAAGCGGGTTGTCGCCATTCCTGAAGGGCCTTACGTGGTCGGCAAAGTGGTTGGGAGTTAG
- a CDS encoding YheT family hydrolase — protein MPIGTVPSYQPPFPFIYGHVQTLYPTLLRKMQADGCRRQRIDTPDGDFLDIDWHLAGQGYAERVVVVSHGLEGNSRKKYPLGMARHLNSQGWDVVCLNFRGCSGEPNLLPRFYHSGVTDDLHTVLCHTLQTGGYKKAALIGFSMGGNQTLKYLGEDPAKVPTEVVAAVTFSVPCDLANASRRLDRLENRLYMEYFMKGLREKVRIKAQMFPDILDTQGLAGMRTFLPFDDKYTAPIHGFKDARDYYTKCASLQFLLSIKVPTLLVQAKDDPFLADSCYPVKEAEASTCLHLEIPSYGGHVGFMQPGEVYWSEARAAKFLEDNDI, from the coding sequence ATGCCGATTGGAACTGTACCTTCATATCAGCCGCCGTTTCCCTTTATCTATGGCCACGTGCAGACTCTGTATCCGACCCTGTTAAGAAAGATGCAGGCAGATGGTTGCCGCAGGCAGCGCATCGACACTCCTGATGGTGATTTTCTGGATATAGACTGGCATCTGGCTGGCCAGGGATACGCAGAGCGGGTTGTTGTCGTCAGTCATGGCCTTGAGGGTAACTCCAGAAAAAAATATCCGCTGGGGATGGCCAGGCATCTCAACTCGCAGGGCTGGGATGTGGTCTGCCTCAATTTCCGGGGCTGCTCAGGGGAACCTAATCTCTTGCCCAGGTTCTACCATTCCGGGGTTACGGATGACCTGCATACCGTGCTCTGCCATACATTGCAAACCGGCGGCTATAAAAAAGCTGCACTGATCGGCTTCAGTATGGGCGGTAACCAGACCTTGAAATATCTTGGCGAAGATCCGGCTAAGGTGCCGACAGAGGTCGTGGCGGCAGTTACTTTTTCCGTGCCGTGTGACCTGGCCAATGCCTCCAGGCGGCTGGATCGATTAGAGAACCGTCTGTATATGGAGTATTTTATGAAGGGCTTGCGGGAGAAGGTGAGGATAAAGGCGCAGATGTTTCCCGATATCCTGGATACCCAAGGACTTGCCGGGATGCGAACCTTTTTGCCCTTTGATGATAAGTACACGGCACCGATCCACGGGTTTAAAGATGCCAGGGACTATTATACCAAGTGTGCCTCCCTGCAGTTCTTGCTTTCGATCAAGGTGCCAACGCTCCTGGTGCAGGCAAAAGACGATCCTTTTCTGGCCGATTCCTGTTACCCGGTTAAAGAAGCTGAAGCTTCGACCTGTCTCCATCTGGAGATTCCTTCATATGGCGGTCATGTCGGCTTTATGCAACCGGGCGAAGTCTACTGGTCTGAGGCACGGGCGGCTAAATTCTTAGAGGATAATGACATATAG
- a CDS encoding OsmC family protein — translation MSEIEVCFPGNLKVEAKIGDFVIETDQPEKSGGDGSAPSPFVLFASSIATCAGYFALKFCRAREIDTTGMKVNMKYEWDKEQKRYPKMNLELTLPEGFPEKYHSAILRAMDQCVVKQHILNPPEFDITVV, via the coding sequence ATGAGTGAGATCGAGGTATGTTTTCCCGGTAATCTGAAAGTTGAAGCTAAAATCGGTGATTTTGTCATCGAAACCGATCAGCCAGAAAAATCGGGTGGTGACGGGAGTGCGCCTTCTCCTTTTGTGCTGTTTGCCAGCTCGATTGCCACCTGCGCTGGATATTTTGCCTTAAAGTTCTGTCGTGCCCGCGAGATAGATACCACCGGCATGAAGGTGAATATGAAGTATGAATGGGATAAGGAACAAAAACGGTACCCTAAAATGAATCTGGAGTTGACCCTGCCGGAGGGTTTTCCCGAGAAATACCATTCTGCGATTTTACGGGCCATGGACCAGTGTGTGGTCAAGCAGCATATACTGAATCCGCCGGAGTTTGATATCACTGTGGTCTAA